In a genomic window of Barnesiella propionica:
- a CDS encoding carboxymuconolactone decarboxylase family protein — protein sequence MKTKVTSLVLLLTLIFPIMARSQVKIKQTAGRDALGEFAPEFAHLNDDILFGEVWSRNDLLSLRDRSIVTVVALMSQGLTDSSFKYHLESAKKNGVTKTEMAEILTHAAFYAGWPKAWAAFRMAKEVWTENADSTRVGSLEGYAQTIIFPVGKPNDAYAKYFIGQSYVAPVVTAGVPVVNVTFEPGCRNNWHVHHATKGGGQTLVCVGGRGYYQEWGKEAVELRPGDAIHIPAGVKHWHGAAPDSWFSHLAIEVPGENSNNEWLEPVSDKEYSKLK from the coding sequence ATGAAAACAAAAGTAACTTCATTGGTTTTATTATTAACTTTAATATTTCCAATCATGGCAAGATCACAAGTAAAAATCAAGCAAACAGCCGGACGTGACGCGCTCGGCGAATTCGCCCCCGAGTTCGCGCACCTCAATGACGACATCCTTTTCGGGGAGGTGTGGAGTCGCAATGACCTCCTTTCGCTCCGCGACCGCTCCATCGTAACGGTGGTCGCCCTCATGTCGCAGGGACTGACCGATTCTTCGTTCAAGTATCACCTCGAATCGGCAAAGAAAAACGGAGTAACCAAAACCGAAATGGCCGAAATCCTTACCCACGCCGCTTTCTATGCAGGCTGGCCCAAGGCATGGGCAGCTTTTCGTATGGCAAAAGAGGTTTGGACTGAAAATGCCGATAGTACCAGAGTCGGTTCGCTCGAAGGATATGCACAAACCATCATTTTTCCGGTTGGCAAGCCGAATGATGCCTATGCCAAGTATTTCATAGGGCAAAGCTATGTTGCGCCCGTAGTGACGGCTGGCGTGCCTGTCGTAAATGTCACTTTTGAGCCGGGTTGCCGCAACAACTGGCATGTACACCACGCCACGAAAGGCGGCGGGCAGACGCTCGTATGCGTGGGAGGTCGCGGTTATTATCAGGAATGGGGAAAAGAAGCGGTCGAATTGCGACCTGGCGATGCCATCCACATTCCGGCCGGCGTGAAACACTGGCACGGAGCTGCACCTGACAGTTGGTTTTCCCACCTTGCCATAGAGGTTCCCGGCGAGAATAGCAACAACGAATGGCTTGAGCCTGTAAGTGATAAAGAATATTCAAAATTAAAATAA